A single genomic interval of Tursiops truncatus isolate mTurTru1 chromosome 1, mTurTru1.mat.Y, whole genome shotgun sequence harbors:
- the LRRC8C gene encoding volume-regulated anion channel subunit LRRC8C isoform X2 has protein sequence MVMQDKIICLPKRVQASQNQSSVSNVSQAVASTTPLPPPKPSPTNPVTVEMKGLKTDLDLQQYSFINQMCYERALHWYAKYFPYLVLIHTLVFMLCSNFWFKFPGSSSKIEHFISILGKCFDSPWTTRALSEVSGEDSEEKDNRKNVSRSNATPSGPEGGLVNSQSLKSIPEKFVVDKSTAGALDKKEGEQAKALFEKVKKFRLHVEEGDILYAMYVRQTVLKVIKFLIIIAYNSALVSKVQFTVDCNVDIQDMTGYKNFSCNHTMAHLFSKLSFCYLCFVSIYGLTCLYTLYWLFYRSLREYSFEYVRQETGIDDIPDVKNDFAFMLHMIDQYDPLYSKRFAVFLSEVSENKLKQLNLNNEWTPDKLRQKLQTNAHNRLELPLIMLSGLPDTVFEITELQSLKLEIIKNVMIPATIAQLDNLQELSLHQCSVKIHSAALSFLKENLKVLSVKFDDMRELPPWMYGLRNLEELYLVGSLSHDISKNITLESLRDLKSLKILSIKSNVSKIPQAVVDVSSHLQKMCIHNDGTKLVMLNNLKKMTNLTELELVHCDLERIPHAVFSLLSLQELDLKENNLKSIEEIVSFQHLRKLTVLKLWHNSITYIPEHIKKLTSLERLFFSHNKIEVLPSHLFLCNKIRYLDLSYNDIRFIPPEIGVLQSLQYFSITCNKVESLPDELYFCKKLKTLKIGKNSLSVLSPKIGNLLFLSYLDVKGNHFEILPPELGDCRALKRAGLVVEDALFETLPSDVREQMKTE, from the coding sequence gTCATGCAAGACAAGATAATCTGCCTTCCAAAAAGAGTGCAGGCTTCTCAGAACCAGTCTTCCGTTTCGAATGTCTCTCAAGCAGTGGCCAGTACCACCCCACTGCCTCCACCGAAACCGTCTCCCACTAACCCAGTCACTGTGGAAATGAAAGGACTGAAGACGGATTTGGACCTTCAGCAGTACAGCTTCATTAACCAGATGTGCTATGAGCGAGCCCTCCACTGGTACGCCAAGTATTTCCCTTACCTTGTCCTCATCCATACCCTGGTCTTCATGCTCTGTAGCAACTTTTGGTTCAAATTCCCTGGTTCCAGCTCCAAAATAGAACATTTCATCTCGATCCTGGGGAAGTGTTTTGACTCTCCCTGGACCACACGGGCTTTATCTGAAGTGTCTGGGgaggactcagaagaaaaggacaaCAGGAAGAACGTGAGCAGGTCCAACGCCACTCCGTCTGGTCCGGAAGGCGGCCTGGTCAACTCTCAGTCTTTAAAGTCAATTCCTGAGAAGTTTGTGGTTGACAAATCCACTGCAGGGGCTCTAGATAAGAAGGAGGGTGAGCAAGCGAAGGCTTTATTTGAGAAGGTGAAGAAGTTCAGGCTGCATGTAGAAGAAGGTGATATATTATACGCCATGTATGTTCGTCAGACTGTACTTAAGGTTATAAAATTCCTAATCATCATTGCATATAATAGCGCCCTGGTTTCCAAAGTCCAATTTACAGTGGACTGCAATGTTGACATTCAGGACATGACTGGATATAAGAACTTTTCCTGCAATCACACCATGGCACACTTGTTCTCGAAACTCTCCTTTTGCTACTTGTGCTTTGTAAGTATCTACGGATTGACGTGCCTTTATACCTTATACTGGCTGTTCTACCGTTCTCTGAGGGAGTACTCTTTTGAGTACGTCCGGCAGGAAACTGGAATTGATGATATTCCAGACGTGAAAAATGACTTTGCTTTTATGCTTCATATGATAGATCAGTACGACCCTCTGTATTCCAAGAGATTTGCAGTGTTCCTATCTGAAGTGAGTGAAAACAAATTAAAGCAGCTGAACTTAAACAACGAGTGGACTCCGGATAAACTGAGGCAGAAGCTGCAGACGAATGCCCATAACCGCCTGGAATTGCCTCTCATCATGCTCTCTGGCCTTCCAGACACTGTTTTTGAAATCACGGAGTTGCAGTCTCTAAAACTTGAAATCATTAAGAATGTCATGATACCAGCCACCATCGCACAGCTAGACAATCTCCAGGAGCTCTCTCTGCACCAGTGCTCGGTCAAAATCCACAGCGCGGCGCTCTCCTTCCTGAAGGAGAACCTCAAGGTCTTGAGCGTCAAGTTTGATGATATGAGGGAGCTGCCCCCCTGGATGTATGGCCTCCGGAACCTGGAGGAGCTCTACCTGGTTGGCTCTCTAAGTCACGATATTTCCAAAAATATCACCCTTGAGTCTCTGCGGGATCTCAAAAGCCTTAAAATTCTCTCTATCAAAAGCAACGTTTCCAAAATCCCACAGGCAGTGGTTGACGTTTCCAGCCATCTCCAGAAGATGTGCATACACAACGATGGCACCAAGCTGGTGATGCTTAACAATCTGAAGAAGATGACCAACCTGACAGAGCTGGAGCTGGTCCACTGTGACCTGGAGCGCATTCCTCACGCCGTGTTCAGCCTGCTGAGCCTCCAGGAATTGGACCtcaaggaaaataatctgaagtcTATAGAGGAGATCGTTAGCTTCCAGCACTTGAGAAAGTTGACAGTGCTAAAACTGTGGCATAACAGCATCACCTACATCCCAGAGCACATAAAGAAACTCACCAGCCTGGAGCGCCTCTTCTTTAGTCACAATAAAATAGAGGTGCTGCCTTCCCACCTCTTCCTATGCAACAAGATCCGATACCTGGACTTGTCCTACAACGACATTAGATTTATCCCGCCTGAGATCGGAGTTCTACAAAGTTTACAGTATTTTTCCATCACTTGTAACAAAGTGGAGAGCCTTCCAGATGAACTCTATTTCTGTAAGAAACTCAAAACTCTGAAGATTGGGAAAAACAGCCTATCAGTACTTTCACCAAAAATTGGAAATTTACTATTTCTCTCCTATTTAGATGTCAAAGGCAATCACTTTGAAATCCTCCCTCCCGAACTGGGCGACTGTCGGGCTCTGAAGCGAGCTGGCTTAGTTGTAGAAGATGCTCTGTTTGAAACCCTGCCTTCTGATGTCCGGgagcaaatgaaaacagaataa
- the LRRC8C gene encoding volume-regulated anion channel subunit LRRC8C isoform X1, giving the protein MIPVTEFRQFSEQQPAFRVLKPWWDVFTDYLSVAMLMIGVFGCTLQVMQDKIICLPKRVQASQNQSSVSNVSQAVASTTPLPPPKPSPTNPVTVEMKGLKTDLDLQQYSFINQMCYERALHWYAKYFPYLVLIHTLVFMLCSNFWFKFPGSSSKIEHFISILGKCFDSPWTTRALSEVSGEDSEEKDNRKNVSRSNATPSGPEGGLVNSQSLKSIPEKFVVDKSTAGALDKKEGEQAKALFEKVKKFRLHVEEGDILYAMYVRQTVLKVIKFLIIIAYNSALVSKVQFTVDCNVDIQDMTGYKNFSCNHTMAHLFSKLSFCYLCFVSIYGLTCLYTLYWLFYRSLREYSFEYVRQETGIDDIPDVKNDFAFMLHMIDQYDPLYSKRFAVFLSEVSENKLKQLNLNNEWTPDKLRQKLQTNAHNRLELPLIMLSGLPDTVFEITELQSLKLEIIKNVMIPATIAQLDNLQELSLHQCSVKIHSAALSFLKENLKVLSVKFDDMRELPPWMYGLRNLEELYLVGSLSHDISKNITLESLRDLKSLKILSIKSNVSKIPQAVVDVSSHLQKMCIHNDGTKLVMLNNLKKMTNLTELELVHCDLERIPHAVFSLLSLQELDLKENNLKSIEEIVSFQHLRKLTVLKLWHNSITYIPEHIKKLTSLERLFFSHNKIEVLPSHLFLCNKIRYLDLSYNDIRFIPPEIGVLQSLQYFSITCNKVESLPDELYFCKKLKTLKIGKNSLSVLSPKIGNLLFLSYLDVKGNHFEILPPELGDCRALKRAGLVVEDALFETLPSDVREQMKTE; this is encoded by the coding sequence gTCATGCAAGACAAGATAATCTGCCTTCCAAAAAGAGTGCAGGCTTCTCAGAACCAGTCTTCCGTTTCGAATGTCTCTCAAGCAGTGGCCAGTACCACCCCACTGCCTCCACCGAAACCGTCTCCCACTAACCCAGTCACTGTGGAAATGAAAGGACTGAAGACGGATTTGGACCTTCAGCAGTACAGCTTCATTAACCAGATGTGCTATGAGCGAGCCCTCCACTGGTACGCCAAGTATTTCCCTTACCTTGTCCTCATCCATACCCTGGTCTTCATGCTCTGTAGCAACTTTTGGTTCAAATTCCCTGGTTCCAGCTCCAAAATAGAACATTTCATCTCGATCCTGGGGAAGTGTTTTGACTCTCCCTGGACCACACGGGCTTTATCTGAAGTGTCTGGGgaggactcagaagaaaaggacaaCAGGAAGAACGTGAGCAGGTCCAACGCCACTCCGTCTGGTCCGGAAGGCGGCCTGGTCAACTCTCAGTCTTTAAAGTCAATTCCTGAGAAGTTTGTGGTTGACAAATCCACTGCAGGGGCTCTAGATAAGAAGGAGGGTGAGCAAGCGAAGGCTTTATTTGAGAAGGTGAAGAAGTTCAGGCTGCATGTAGAAGAAGGTGATATATTATACGCCATGTATGTTCGTCAGACTGTACTTAAGGTTATAAAATTCCTAATCATCATTGCATATAATAGCGCCCTGGTTTCCAAAGTCCAATTTACAGTGGACTGCAATGTTGACATTCAGGACATGACTGGATATAAGAACTTTTCCTGCAATCACACCATGGCACACTTGTTCTCGAAACTCTCCTTTTGCTACTTGTGCTTTGTAAGTATCTACGGATTGACGTGCCTTTATACCTTATACTGGCTGTTCTACCGTTCTCTGAGGGAGTACTCTTTTGAGTACGTCCGGCAGGAAACTGGAATTGATGATATTCCAGACGTGAAAAATGACTTTGCTTTTATGCTTCATATGATAGATCAGTACGACCCTCTGTATTCCAAGAGATTTGCAGTGTTCCTATCTGAAGTGAGTGAAAACAAATTAAAGCAGCTGAACTTAAACAACGAGTGGACTCCGGATAAACTGAGGCAGAAGCTGCAGACGAATGCCCATAACCGCCTGGAATTGCCTCTCATCATGCTCTCTGGCCTTCCAGACACTGTTTTTGAAATCACGGAGTTGCAGTCTCTAAAACTTGAAATCATTAAGAATGTCATGATACCAGCCACCATCGCACAGCTAGACAATCTCCAGGAGCTCTCTCTGCACCAGTGCTCGGTCAAAATCCACAGCGCGGCGCTCTCCTTCCTGAAGGAGAACCTCAAGGTCTTGAGCGTCAAGTTTGATGATATGAGGGAGCTGCCCCCCTGGATGTATGGCCTCCGGAACCTGGAGGAGCTCTACCTGGTTGGCTCTCTAAGTCACGATATTTCCAAAAATATCACCCTTGAGTCTCTGCGGGATCTCAAAAGCCTTAAAATTCTCTCTATCAAAAGCAACGTTTCCAAAATCCCACAGGCAGTGGTTGACGTTTCCAGCCATCTCCAGAAGATGTGCATACACAACGATGGCACCAAGCTGGTGATGCTTAACAATCTGAAGAAGATGACCAACCTGACAGAGCTGGAGCTGGTCCACTGTGACCTGGAGCGCATTCCTCACGCCGTGTTCAGCCTGCTGAGCCTCCAGGAATTGGACCtcaaggaaaataatctgaagtcTATAGAGGAGATCGTTAGCTTCCAGCACTTGAGAAAGTTGACAGTGCTAAAACTGTGGCATAACAGCATCACCTACATCCCAGAGCACATAAAGAAACTCACCAGCCTGGAGCGCCTCTTCTTTAGTCACAATAAAATAGAGGTGCTGCCTTCCCACCTCTTCCTATGCAACAAGATCCGATACCTGGACTTGTCCTACAACGACATTAGATTTATCCCGCCTGAGATCGGAGTTCTACAAAGTTTACAGTATTTTTCCATCACTTGTAACAAAGTGGAGAGCCTTCCAGATGAACTCTATTTCTGTAAGAAACTCAAAACTCTGAAGATTGGGAAAAACAGCCTATCAGTACTTTCACCAAAAATTGGAAATTTACTATTTCTCTCCTATTTAGATGTCAAAGGCAATCACTTTGAAATCCTCCCTCCCGAACTGGGCGACTGTCGGGCTCTGAAGCGAGCTGGCTTAGTTGTAGAAGATGCTCTGTTTGAAACCCTGCCTTCTGATGTCCGGgagcaaatgaaaacagaataa